In Deltaproteobacteria bacterium, a genomic segment contains:
- a CDS encoding ABC transporter permease, producing MPLFVFLGKRLLVMIPTFFGITLISFFVMHLAPGEPMAVQADFNPKMTPEMRERLRAQYGLDRPLPIQYVHWLKGLLTLDLGTSFSADRRPVWDKIRERLPVTLLVNCLSIALILVVSIPLGVASAVRAGGIFDRFSTVLVFVFYAAPAFWVALLLMLLFGVHLGLLPISGLHSIMGYDRMTTLEKVLDWGRHLILPVLVSALGGLAGLSRYMRSSMLEVLRQDFITTARAKGLPERVVVYRHALRNALLPLITILGLSLPGLIGGSVIFESLFAIPGIGQLMWTSVMARDYPVLMGNLVIVAVLTLLGNLLADVGYALADPRIRTGGGR from the coding sequence ATGCCCCTTTTCGTCTTTCTCGGAAAGCGCCTTCTCGTGATGATCCCGACCTTTTTTGGGATCACGCTCATCTCGTTTTTCGTCATGCATCTTGCCCCTGGAGAGCCCATGGCCGTTCAGGCGGATTTCAACCCCAAGATGACCCCTGAGATGCGCGAGAGGCTTCGGGCCCAGTACGGGCTCGACAGGCCGCTTCCCATCCAGTACGTCCACTGGTTGAAGGGCCTTCTCACCCTTGACCTGGGGACCTCGTTTTCTGCGGACAGAAGACCGGTCTGGGACAAGATCCGGGAGCGTCTGCCCGTGACCCTTCTCGTGAACTGTCTGTCCATCGCCCTGATACTTGTGGTTTCGATCCCCCTGGGTGTGGCCTCTGCAGTACGTGCTGGAGGCATCTTCGACCGGTTTTCCACGGTCCTTGTATTTGTCTTCTATGCAGCCCCTGCCTTCTGGGTCGCACTCCTCCTCATGCTCCTTTTCGGGGTGCATCTCGGCCTCCTTCCCATCTCCGGCCTTCACAGCATCATGGGCTACGATCGCATGACAACCCTTGAAAAGGTCCTCGACTGGGGGCGGCATCTCATCCTTCCGGTCCTCGTCTCGGCCCTCGGGGGGCTCGCCGGGCTCTCGCGCTACATGCGAAGCTCCATGCTCGAGGTCCTGCGGCAGGATTTCATCACCACGGCCCGGGCCAAGGGCCTTCCAGAGCGGGTGGTCGTCTATCGTCACGCCCTACGAAACGCCCTCCTTCCCCTCATCACCATCCTGGGCCTCTCGCTTCCGGGCCTCATCGGCGGAAGCGTCATCTTCGAGTCCCTCTTTGCCATACCCGGCATCGGTCAGCTCATGTGGACGAGTGTCATGGCCAGAGACTATCCTGTGCTCATGGGGAATCTTGTCATTGTCGCCGTCCTTACCCTCCTCGGGAACCTCCTTGCGGACGTGGGCTACGCCCTTGCAGACCCGAGGATCAGGACCGGCGGGGGCAGGTAG
- a CDS encoding AAA family ATPase, whose translation MAETIHDDYLGCLGFRDAPFRLSPDPAFFYPARPHIAAKEALKYGIGRGEGFMVLTGPPGTGKTLLLKLLLQEIGTQKVPVLVLTPAVDPPGLLRLILDDMGCDADGEDLGTLLRRFQTRLLELAGQGRELLIIVDEAQDLPVETLEQLRLLSNVETSSRKLLQIVLMGQPELEGLLEDPRLRQLSQRVVVQERLRPLTRAETEEYIAFRLARAGRADLKPSQRAVGRIQRATSGIPRLINRLMDRSLLMVAASGSHKIGAEHIARARETLPEPCQGGLFAFMRRMLPALPIFFLNP comes from the coding sequence ATGGCGGAGACCATCCATGATGACTATCTGGGGTGCTTAGGATTCAGGGATGCGCCCTTTCGTCTCTCTCCTGACCCGGCCTTCTTTTATCCGGCGCGGCCCCACATTGCCGCAAAGGAGGCACTGAAATACGGAATTGGGCGGGGTGAGGGCTTCATGGTGCTTACCGGCCCTCCGGGCACCGGAAAGACACTCCTTTTGAAGCTCCTTCTCCAGGAGATCGGGACCCAAAAGGTGCCGGTCCTGGTACTTACCCCTGCTGTGGACCCTCCTGGTCTCCTGAGACTGATACTTGACGACATGGGCTGTGACGCGGATGGCGAAGACCTGGGCACGCTTCTCAGGCGTTTCCAGACGAGGCTCCTTGAACTTGCAGGGCAAGGAAGGGAGCTTCTCATCATAGTGGACGAGGCCCAGGATCTCCCGGTCGAGACCCTGGAGCAGCTGCGCCTCCTGTCAAACGTGGAGACATCATCCCGGAAACTCCTCCAGATCGTCCTCATGGGGCAACCCGAGCTGGAAGGGCTCCTCGAAGACCCGCGTCTCCGCCAGCTCTCACAGCGCGTTGTCGTGCAGGAGCGGCTTCGCCCCCTGACAAGGGCGGAGACCGAAGAATACATCGCTTTCAGGCTCGCCCGGGCGGGAAGGGCCGATCTCAAGCCCTCGCAAAGGGCCGTCGGCCGCATCCAACGGGCAACATCCGGGATCCCCAGGCTTATAAACAGGCTCATGGACCGCTCGCTCCTCATGGTCGCGGCCTCTGGATCGCACAAAATCGGAGCAGAGCACATCGCTCGCGCGCGAGAGACCCTGCCTGAACCATGTCAGGGGGGTCTTTTCGCCTTTATGCGGCGCATGCTGCCGGCTTTGCCCATCTTCTTCCTGAATCCGTGA
- a CDS encoding type II secretion system F family protein, whose protein sequence is MPLYSYEAMDNAGVLRKDIGSFPSVGAMYEGLRAEGLTLVNYGRVSLFTRLAGRRRLKRLAKVELLRNISIMLAGGIPLRQALTDIAGTPGDPALRLLVKRILRGIHVGNPLSETMDGLKGVFSSIVVSLVRIGEETGRLDKTLEDGARHIEKVEHIVSNTKRALVYPSVVFVAMTGALAFWMIVVLPQILGLFKEMGLTSLPLATRLLMGFSSFCRQWWFVAPLLIIAILGLAAVSRRNRRLKSFLGTCIERTPVIGNVIRTASLAFFFDNLALLVGAGIQFQRALELMETSTNSERMKNAIRKIRDGIASGQQISEAFMSTKLFEPFVIRMISVGEQTGALSRQLSSLGEYSMKRVDKLVESTSKMIEPILLVFAGLIMVLMAIGLLGPIYDLMGSIK, encoded by the coding sequence ATGCCCTTATATTCCTACGAGGCAATGGACAATGCCGGGGTATTGAGAAAGGACATAGGGTCCTTTCCCTCCGTAGGGGCAATGTACGAAGGCCTCAGGGCCGAAGGCCTCACCCTCGTTAACTACGGACGTGTCTCCCTTTTCACCCGCCTTGCCGGCCGAAGGCGTCTCAAGCGTCTTGCCAAGGTAGAGCTTCTCAGGAACATCTCCATAATGCTTGCAGGCGGGATCCCCCTCAGGCAGGCCCTCACCGACATCGCTGGGACCCCGGGAGACCCGGCCCTCAGGCTGCTCGTCAAGAGGATCCTGCGTGGAATCCATGTCGGCAATCCTCTGTCCGAGACCATGGATGGCCTCAAGGGTGTCTTTTCCAGCATCGTGGTCTCCCTGGTCCGTATCGGGGAAGAGACAGGACGCCTGGACAAAACGCTCGAAGACGGGGCGCGCCACATAGAGAAGGTGGAACATATCGTGTCCAACACAAAGCGGGCCTTGGTGTATCCATCAGTGGTGTTTGTGGCCATGACTGGGGCACTTGCCTTTTGGATGATAGTCGTCCTTCCCCAGATACTTGGACTCTTCAAGGAGATGGGGTTAACGAGTCTCCCCCTGGCCACTCGACTCCTCATGGGATTTTCTTCCTTCTGCAGGCAGTGGTGGTTTGTCGCCCCCCTCTTGATCATTGCCATTTTAGGGCTCGCTGCTGTATCGAGACGCAACAGGCGCCTTAAAAGCTTCCTTGGTACCTGCATCGAGCGCACGCCAGTCATAGGAAATGTAATACGCACCGCATCCCTCGCCTTCTTCTTCGATAACCTCGCCCTTCTCGTTGGGGCAGGGATCCAGTTCCAAAGGGCCCTCGAGCTCATGGAAACCTCGACCAATTCCGAAAGGATGAAAAACGCCATCAGGAAGATCCGGGACGGCATTGCATCAGGCCAGCAGATATCGGAGGCCTTCATGTCCACCAAACTCTTCGAACCCTTTGTAATCCGCATGATCTCCGTGGGTGAACAGACCGGGGCCCTTTCAAGGCAGCTTTCATCCCTCGGTGAGTACTCCATGAAGCGCGTGGACAAGCTCGTCGAATCCACCTCCAAGATGATCGAGCCGATCCTGCTCGTTTTCGCCGGGCTCATAATGGTCCTGATGGCGATCGGCCTCCTTGGTCCTATCTACGACCTCATGGGTTCCATCAAATAA
- the rsmB gene encoding 16S rRNA (cytosine(967)-C(5))-methyltransferase RsmB, translating into MGGRSARDLSAEILLAWEKTLPERRPSLASMAEDRIPPGIQERDRGLVREIVFGVVRWLPLLDWHVDRYLKKGPDIPLEVRTALRIAAYQILFLDRVPPYAAVNECVAGLGRMGLAWAKGLSNAVLRRLADRRLTQGMEAARIPEGLDALCPVERLAVLTAHPAWMVKRWVARWGMESALAILHANNSRAPLVLRVNTLRISRARFLERLASHGLHPVPGMYSRDAVILEGFTGNPSHLPGFRDGLFVVQDEGAQLVTFLLDPRPGERILDACAGLGGKTTHIAALMGDEGEVDALDPKASRLGLLRKNVARLGIRSIRILPPAEVEAFVASQTVPAYDRILVDAPCSGLGVIRRHPDIKWNRDEASLGRMAERQRAILEAAATLIPPGGRIVYATCTIEPEETSEVIRAFLARYPGWTVVPADEILDSPARRYATSSGELQILPAPAGPDGFFAIHLRRGKRRRIDQPGRL; encoded by the coding sequence TTGGGGGGTAGGTCCGCGCGGGATCTGTCCGCCGAAATCCTCTTAGCCTGGGAGAAGACCCTGCCTGAAAGGCGGCCTTCCCTTGCCTCCATGGCAGAGGACCGCATACCCCCAGGCATCCAGGAAAGGGATCGTGGGCTTGTCAGGGAAATCGTCTTTGGCGTGGTCCGCTGGCTTCCCCTCCTCGATTGGCACGTCGACAGATACCTGAAAAAGGGCCCCGATATCCCCCTGGAGGTGAGAACGGCCCTGAGGATAGCTGCATATCAGATCCTCTTTCTCGATCGGGTCCCGCCGTATGCGGCTGTGAACGAGTGCGTGGCCGGCCTCGGAAGGATGGGTCTGGCCTGGGCCAAGGGCCTTTCAAACGCGGTTTTGAGACGGCTTGCCGATCGGCGCTTGACCCAGGGGATGGAGGCCGCGCGCATCCCGGAAGGCCTGGATGCCCTCTGCCCAGTGGAGAGGCTCGCTGTCCTGACTGCCCATCCGGCATGGATGGTGAAGCGATGGGTGGCGAGGTGGGGAATGGAGTCGGCCCTGGCCATACTTCATGCCAACAACAGCCGCGCTCCTCTCGTCCTGCGGGTGAACACGCTTCGAATCTCGCGGGCCCGCTTCCTGGAGAGGTTGGCTTCCCACGGCCTTCATCCGGTCCCGGGGATGTATTCTCGGGATGCAGTGATCCTCGAGGGCTTCACAGGAAACCCTTCCCACCTTCCAGGCTTTAGAGATGGGCTTTTTGTGGTGCAGGACGAGGGCGCCCAGCTCGTGACCTTTCTCCTTGACCCGCGCCCTGGGGAGCGGATCCTTGATGCCTGCGCCGGGCTCGGAGGGAAGACCACACACATCGCGGCCCTCATGGGGGATGAAGGAGAGGTGGATGCTCTCGACCCCAAGGCCTCCCGGCTCGGGCTCCTTCGAAAGAACGTGGCGCGGCTCGGGATCCGTTCCATCCGGATACTTCCCCCGGCGGAGGTGGAGGCCTTTGTTGCCTCCCAAACCGTACCCGCCTACGATAGGATCCTGGTGGATGCCCCCTGTTCGGGTCTCGGCGTCATCAGGCGGCATCCGGACATCAAATGGAACCGGGACGAGGCATCCCTCGGCCGCATGGCAGAGAGGCAGAGGGCCATCCTTGAGGCCGCAGCCACCCTCATCCCGCCTGGGGGCCGGATCGTCTATGCCACCTGTACCATTGAGCCGGAAGAAACCTCAGAGGTGATACGTGCATTCCTTGCCCGGTATCCGGGATGGACCGTGGTGCCGGCGGACGAGATACTTGATAGTCCAGCAAGGAGATATGCGACCAGTTCCGGCGAACTCCAGATTCTGCCGGCACCCGCTGGCCCGGACGGTTTTTTCGCCATCCATCTTCGAAGGGGGAAGAGGAGGAGGATCGATCAACCGGGCCGATTGTAA
- the fmt gene encoding methionyl-tRNA formyltransferase — MQKPPGHDRAARPQNPRFRIVFMGTPVFAVPSLKALVEGPDAVLAVVTQPDRPQGRGRRVVPSPVKEFALAREIPVLQPERARDPGFIAEMEALEPDLLVVAAYGQILPSALLQVPRIMPINVHGSLLPAYRGAAPIQWAIMNCEKETGVTIMRMDAGMDTGPMLLTGVIGIGPDETFGELYLRMSDLGARLLRQALDLLEEGRLTEKPQPEEGITYAPPIRPETACIDWTLPSKKIACLIRAMDPEPGAYTLLDGNRVRFFRPFIEEGKTQAAVPGEVVRADDLGLFVATGDGILGVREILYPGKKRLRVGDFLRGRPISPGVCLGG, encoded by the coding sequence ATGCAAAAACCACCGGGTCATGATCGCGCTGCAAGGCCTCAAAATCCGAGGTTCAGGATCGTCTTCATGGGGACGCCTGTTTTTGCCGTCCCAAGCCTCAAGGCCCTTGTGGAAGGACCGGACGCGGTACTTGCCGTGGTCACCCAGCCCGACCGGCCGCAGGGGAGGGGAAGGCGGGTGGTGCCATCGCCAGTGAAGGAGTTCGCCCTTGCCAGGGAGATCCCGGTCCTCCAGCCAGAGAGGGCCCGGGACCCCGGATTCATTGCCGAGATGGAGGCCCTTGAGCCTGATCTACTTGTGGTCGCTGCCTACGGCCAGATCCTTCCTTCGGCCCTTCTCCAAGTCCCGCGGATCATGCCGATAAACGTCCATGGATCCCTCCTGCCGGCCTATCGGGGGGCCGCTCCCATCCAGTGGGCCATCATGAACTGCGAGAAAGAGACCGGGGTCACCATCATGCGCATGGATGCAGGTATGGACACAGGCCCCATGCTCCTTACCGGGGTGATCGGGATCGGACCTGACGAGACCTTCGGCGAGCTCTATCTCCGGATGTCGGATCTCGGCGCCAGGCTTCTTCGCCAGGCCCTTGATCTCCTCGAAGAAGGCAGGCTCACGGAGAAACCCCAGCCGGAAGAGGGGATTACATACGCCCCACCCATTCGTCCCGAGACCGCCTGCATCGACTGGACGCTTCCCTCCAAAAAAATCGCCTGCCTTATCCGGGCCATGGACCCTGAGCCGGGCGCTTATACCCTCCTCGATGGGAATCGTGTCCGCTTCTTTCGGCCCTTCATCGAAGAAGGAAAGACCCAGGCGGCCGTCCCCGGCGAGGTCGTCCGTGCAGACGATCTCGGCCTTTTTGTGGCCACTGGCGACGGTATCCTCGGCGTAAGGGAGATCCTCTATCCGGGTAAAAAGAGGCTTCGGGTAGGAGATTTTCTTAGAGGCAGGCCCATTTCACCGGGTGTGTGCCTTGGGGGGTAG
- a CDS encoding GspE/PulE family protein, whose product MPGPRPQIGKLLFESGLVRENQIEFALTEQKATGERLGDCLLRIGFVSDSDLARVIAEQAGRPFVDLMAFTPDMELLKRIPAAVARQQCVLPIMMKDGRLHIAVHDPYDPLPAETVFRITGLAPTIHVAGRNILKRLVEQFYYLLENPPERYIEDAIARLRIDQGADIDANRILDILLAAAVSHRTTDIHLTPSSLSSRIILRIDGVLSPAHVFPLALHNRLVSTIKIRSGMDIAEQRRPQDGRMGFEFLGSVYDIRVSTVLTNHGENVVMRILPSRGTDHVTIRDLGFEGSQLDTIRSLFARPDGMVLITGPTGSGKTTTLYAALKEQDAIGKNITTVEDPIEYEYSMIRQTQVNEKAGYTFASAIRTFLRQDPDVILVGEIRDEETASLAATAALTGHLVLSTLHTTTAIGAIARLKDLNVSPFILASTLAGVISQRLIRKLCPFCKKPYSPSREILERYGLSPDGNYFKAGGCPECQGKGYLGRSAICEVFKVSKEVARLIADDVPLWHIEDRLRAEGFTDLTASGLRMVARGETSIEEFMRVVG is encoded by the coding sequence ATGCCAGGCCCCAGGCCACAGATAGGTAAACTCCTCTTCGAGAGCGGTCTTGTCAGGGAGAACCAGATCGAGTTCGCCCTCACCGAACAGAAGGCGACTGGAGAACGGCTCGGGGACTGCCTGCTCCGTATCGGGTTCGTCTCAGATTCGGACCTTGCGAGGGTCATCGCGGAACAGGCAGGAAGACCCTTCGTCGACCTCATGGCCTTCACCCCTGACATGGAGCTCCTGAAAAGGATCCCTGCCGCTGTTGCCCGCCAGCAGTGCGTCTTGCCCATCATGATGAAGGACGGTCGGCTCCATATCGCGGTGCACGATCCCTACGATCCCCTGCCTGCCGAGACGGTGTTCAGGATCACGGGCCTTGCGCCGACGATCCATGTGGCAGGTCGCAACATCCTGAAAAGACTCGTTGAACAGTTTTATTATCTACTGGAGAACCCGCCTGAAAGGTATATCGAGGATGCCATAGCCCGTCTGAGGATCGACCAGGGGGCCGACATCGACGCCAACCGGATACTGGACATCCTGCTTGCAGCCGCGGTAAGCCACAGGACCACGGATATCCACCTCACCCCGAGTAGCCTCTCGTCAAGGATCATCCTGAGGATAGACGGGGTCCTGTCTCCTGCCCATGTCTTTCCTCTCGCCCTCCACAACCGCCTGGTCTCCACCATCAAGATCCGCTCTGGCATGGATATCGCTGAACAGCGCAGGCCCCAGGACGGACGCATGGGCTTTGAGTTCCTTGGAAGCGTATACGACATCCGGGTCTCGACGGTCCTCACCAACCACGGCGAAAATGTGGTCATGCGTATTCTCCCGTCGCGCGGCACGGACCACGTCACGATCCGGGACCTGGGCTTCGAGGGCAGTCAGCTCGATACCATTCGCAGCCTGTTCGCCCGCCCTGACGGCATGGTCCTCATAACCGGACCCACAGGGAGTGGCAAGACCACGACCCTTTACGCTGCCCTCAAGGAACAGGACGCCATCGGTAAGAACATCACCACCGTCGAGGATCCTATCGAGTACGAGTATTCGATGATACGCCAGACCCAGGTGAACGAAAAGGCCGGCTATACATTTGCGTCCGCCATACGGACCTTCCTCCGGCAGGACCCGGACGTCATCCTCGTAGGCGAGATCAGGGACGAGGAGACCGCCTCCCTCGCAGCCACAGCCGCACTCACCGGACACCTGGTCCTGTCCACACTCCACACCACCACTGCCATCGGGGCGATCGCCCGCCTCAAGGACCTAAACGTATCGCCCTTCATCCTTGCATCCACACTTGCCGGCGTCATATCGCAACGGCTCATCCGAAAACTCTGCCCGTTCTGCAAAAAGCCCTATTCCCCGTCACGGGAGATCCTGGAACGATACGGTCTTTCACCTGACGGCAATTACTTCAAGGCCGGGGGCTGTCCAGAATGCCAGGGCAAGGGTTATCTCGGGAGGTCCGCGATATGCGAGGTATTTAAGGTGAGCAAGGAAGTGGCCCGACTCATAGCCGACGATGTCCCGCTCTGGCACATCGAAGACAGATTAAGGGCTGAAGGATTTACGGATCTGACAGCCTCTGGCCTCCGGATGGTGGCGCGGGGCGAGACAAGCATAGAAGAATTTATGCGGGTGGTAGGATAA
- a CDS encoding general secretion pathway protein GspB, protein MSRSMNPAVRWIAVCLPMAGFIAAATALLVMLFNAQAYRSHPRGFQAMPQLPAALAPASPEKTEIEGIGALDPFGFLDQRPIPVAPPEPEGVAHDLSLGLVAVTGSDRFCIIEGNILHEGQEIAGLRIKSITGNGVTVDTGEQSIFIRSGERIP, encoded by the coding sequence GTGTCTCGCTCCATGAACCCGGCGGTCAGATGGATTGCGGTCTGCCTGCCTATGGCGGGATTCATTGCTGCGGCAACCGCGCTTCTCGTCATGCTCTTCAACGCCCAGGCCTACCGTTCTCACCCGCGTGGATTCCAGGCCATGCCCCAACTTCCTGCCGCGCTTGCGCCCGCGTCTCCCGAAAAGACGGAGATCGAAGGGATCGGCGCCCTCGACCCCTTCGGCTTTCTGGATCAAAGGCCGATCCCTGTCGCCCCACCCGAACCTGAAGGGGTCGCGCATGACCTGAGTCTTGGCCTCGTGGCCGTGACCGGATCGGACCGTTTCTGCATCATCGAGGGAAACATCTTGCATGAGGGCCAGGAGATCGCCGGGCTAAGGATAAAATCCATCACTGGAAACGGGGTGACCGTGGACACTGGGGAACAGTCGATCTTCATAAGATCGGGAGAGAGGATCCCATGA